A genomic stretch from Microtus pennsylvanicus isolate mMicPen1 chromosome 11, mMicPen1.hap1, whole genome shotgun sequence includes:
- the Wdr81 gene encoding WD repeat-containing protein 81 isoform X6 codes for MAQGSRGRKVVLTTGSEGWSSSPGPDMEELLRSVERDLNIDARQLAPAPGGTHVVALVPARWLASLRERRLGPCPRAEGLGEAEVRTLLQRSVQRLPPGWTRVEVHGLRKQRLSYRLGGVLPFEEGSCSPETLTRFMQEVAAQNYRNLWRHAYHTYGQPYSLSPAPSAVPALDSIRQALQRVYGCAFLPVGESTQCPSNVRDGPCTSRGSPACPSLLRAEALLESPEMLYVVHPYVQFSLHDVVTFSPAKLTNSQAKVLFILFRVLRAMDACHRQGLACGALSLHHIAVDEKLCGELRLDLSAYEMPSEDESQEVSVEKNRTGVKSEKEETGRPACPTCQKELKGLMLDWVHGRISNFHYLMQLNRLAGRRQGDPNYHPVLPWVVDFTTPYGRFRDLRKSKFRLNKGDKQLDFTYEMTRQAFVAGGAGAGEPPHVPHHISDVLSDITYYVYKARRTPRSVLCGHVRAQWEPHEYPATMERMQTWTPDECIPEFYTDPSIFCSIHPDMPDLDVPSWCSSNEEFVAAHRALLESREVSQDLHHWIDLTFGYKLQGKEAVKEKNVCLHLVDAHTHLTSYGVVQLFDQPHPQRLAGAPALAPEPPVIPRLLVQPIQEATGQEDIPGQHMNGVGRLVLEATPCETGWTRDRPVTGEDDLEQATEALDSISVPGKASDQLGSSSSQVSPGLLSFSTTAGSRPGRRSKAAGLDLGEGEEGKIFLPEGFSPIQALEELEKMGNFLAKGLGSQLEVPEQPRVQPPVHLQRLFHRDMQVLGVLLAEMVFATRVRTLPPDAPLWVRFEAVRGLCTRHSKDVPVSLQPVLDTLLQLSGPKNPMVVKKGKLDPLFEYRPVSQGLPPPSPAQLLSPFSSVVPFPSYFPALHRFILLYQARRVEDEAQGRELVFALWQQLGAVLSDITPEGLEILLPFVLSLMSEEHTAVYTAWYLFEPVAKALGPKNANKYLLKPLIGAYESPCRLHGRFYLYTDCFVAQLVVRLGLQAFLIHLLPHVLQVLAGLEASQEESKGLVGTTEDEESEIPGSRPGSCAFGEEIQMDGEPAASSGLGLPDYRSGVSFHDQAELPDTEDFQSGLYVAESPQPQEAEAMSLGQLSDKSSTSEASQGEERGGEDGGAPVDKNSLKSVDSSQDLKQSEGSEEEEEEEGCVILEEEEESDDVTGASELALSDTMLSMETVVAPGDGREREEEGEPLTEQPEGKEQKILLDTACKMVRWLSAKLGPTVASRHVARNLLRLLTSCYVGPTRQQFTDSGDESPPLSAGNIYQKRPVLGDIVSGPVLSCLLHIAHLYGEPVLTYQYLPYISYLVAPGSNSSPSRLNSRKEAGLLAAVTLTQKIIVYLSDTTLMDILPRISHEVLLPVLSFLTSLVTGFPSGAQARTVLCVKTVSLIALICLRIGQEMVQQHLSEPVATFFQVFSHLHELRQQATSSGRSSPTTSWSGSWQHCIWKASVPALETQPAWSPLCPVPAPNGTLRVGAVSWMMATQGPLGVSWLEIVSRSLILNLRVPGPWAPSLESEVGASAAGVKTMP; via the exons ATGGCCCAGGGGAGCAGAGGACGGAAAGTGGTTCTTACAACAGGATCAGAGGGCTGGTCTTCTTCCCCAGGACCTGACATGGAGGAGCTGCTCCGGAGCGTGGAGAGAGACCTGAACATCGATGCCCGGCAGCTAGCCCCGGCGCCGGGGGGCACCCACGTGGTGGCCCTAGTGCCCGCGCGTTGGCTGGCTAGTCTCCGCGAACGCCGCCTGGGACCCTGTCCCCGGGCCGAGGGCCTGGGTGAAGCGGAAGTCAGGACTCTACTTCAACGCTCGGTACAGAGGCTGCCCCCGGGCTGGACGCGGGTAGAGGTGCACGGGCTGCGGAAGCAGAGACTGTCCTACCGGCTGGGCGGAGTCCTGCCCTTTGAGGAGGGGTCCTGTAGCCCCGAGACTCTCACTCGTTTCATGCAGGAGGTGGCTGCCCAGAATTACCGGAACCTGTGGCGCCATGCATACCATACTTATGGGCAGCCCTATAGCCTTAGCCCTGCCCCCTCAGCTGTACCCGCCCTAGACTCTATAAGACAGGCTCTACAGAGGGTCTATGGATGCGCCTTCCTGCCAGTGGGTGAATCCACCCAGTGTCCATCAAATGTCAGAGACGGGCCCTGCACCTCTCGGGGCAGCCCTGCCTGCCCTAGCCTTTTGCGAGCTGAGGCCCTGCTGGAGTCACCCGAGATGCTGTATGTGGTACACCCTTATGTACAGTTCTCCCTGCATGATGTAGTTACCTTCAGCCCTGCCAAGCTGACCAACAGCCAAGCCAAGGTGCTTTTCATTCTCTTCCGTGTCCTCAGGGCCATGGATGCCTGTCACCGCCAAGGGCTGGCCTGTGGGGCCTTGTCTTTGCACCACATAGCTGTGGACGAGAAGCTGTGCGGTGAGCTCCGCTTGGACCTGAGTGCTTATGAGATGCCGTCTGAGGATGAGAGCCAGGAGGTCTCTGtagagaaaaacaggacaggTGTTAAATCTGAGAAAGAGGAGACAGGGAGACCTGCATGCCCCACCTGCCAGAAGGAACTCAAGGGCCTTATGCTAGACTGGGTCCACGGCCGAATCAGCAACTTCCACTACCTCATGCAGCTGAATAGGTTGGCAGGTCGCCGACAGGGGGATCCCAACTATCACCCAGTGCTGCCCTGGGTGGTGGACTTTACCACGCCCTATGGGCGCTTCAGAGACCTTCGTAAGTCCAAGTTCCGACTCAACAAGGGAGATAAGCAATTGGACTTCACCTACGAGATGACGCGGCAGGCATTTGTAGCAGGCGGTGCAGGAGCTGGGGAGCCTCCTCACGTTCCCCATCACATCTCCGATGTGCTCTCGGACATCACGTACTATGTATACAAGGCTCGGCGCACACCCCGCTCGGTCCTCTGTGGACATGTCCGAGCACAGTGGGAGCCCCACGAGTATCCTGCCACCATGGAGCGGATGCAGACCTGGACACCTGACGAGTGCATCCCTGAGTTCTACAcggatccttccattttctgctcCATCCACCCTGACATGCCTGACCTGGATGTGCCCTCCTGGTGCAGTTCTAACGAGGAGTTTGTGGCTGCCCATAGAGCGCTGCTGGAGAGCCGGGAGGTATCTCAAGACCTGCACCATTGGATTGACCTTACCTTCGGCTACAAACTCCAGGGCAAAGAGGCTGTGAAGGAGAAGAATGTGTGTCTGCACCTGGTGGATGCCCACACCCACTTGACTAGCTATGGCGTAGTACAGCTCTTTGATCAGCCACATCCCCAGCGCCTGGCTGGGgctcctgccctggctcctgAGCCTCCAGTAATCCCCCGGCTATTGGTCCAGCCCATTCAGGAGGCCACAGGCCAAGAGGACATTCCAGGACAACATATGAATGGGGTAGGCAGGCTTGTTTTAGAGGCCACTCCGTGTGAGACTGGCTGGACTAGAGACAGGCCTGTGACAGGGGAAGATGACTTAGAGCAGGCTACGGAAGCTCTGGATTCCATCTCCGTCCCTGGGAAAGCAAGTGACCAGCTGGGCTCATCCTCCAGTCAAGTCTCACCTGGCCTGTTGTCTTTTTCAACAACCGCGGGCTCTCGACCAGGCCGCAGAAGCAAAGCTGCTGGATTGGACCTTGGCGAGGGTGAGGAGGGGAAGATTTTTCTTCCTGAGGGCTTCAGTCCCATCCAGGCATTGGAAGAGCTGGAGAAGATGGGTAACTTCCTGGCTAAAGGCTTAGGGAGCCAGCTGGAGGTGCCTGAACAGCCTCGGGTCCAGCCACCTGTGCACCTGCAGCGCCTCTTCCACCGAGACATGCAGGTGCTGGGTGTCCTGTTGGCCGAGATGGTGTTTGCCACCAGGGTCCGCACACTGCCGCCTGATGCACCTTTGTGGGTGCGCTTTGAGGCTGTCCGGGGTCTCTGTACGCGCCACTCCAAGGACGTCCCCGTGTCTTTGCAGCCTGTGCTGGACACACTTCTTCAGCTGAGTGGGCCCAAAAATCCCATGGTGGTGAAGAAGGGCAAGCTGGACCCACTGTTTGAGTACAGGCCCGTTTCCCAGGGACTGccccctcccagcccagcccagctcctCAGCCCCTTCAGCTCCGTGGTCCCCTTTCCTTCGTACTTCCCAGCACTGCACAGGTTCATTCTGCTGTACCAGGCGAGGCGCGTGGAGGATGAGGCCCAGGGACGGGAGCTGGTGTTTGCTCTGTGGCAGCAGCTGGGTGCAGTGCTGAGTGACATCACTCCCGAGGGCTTGGAGATCCTGCTGCCTTTTGTATTGTCACTCATGTCTGAGGAGCACACGGCTGTGTACACAGCCTGGTACCTATTTGAACCCGTTGCCAAGGCCCTAGGCCCCAAAAATGCCAATAAGTACCTCCTGAAGCCCCTCATCGGTGCCTATGAGAGCCCCTGCCGGCTGCATGGCCGCTTCTACCTGTACACTGACTGTTTTGTGGCCCAGTTGGTGGTGCGGTTGGGTTTGCAGGCCTTCCTCATTCACCTGCTGCCCCATGTCCTTCAGGTACTAGCTGGGCTGGAAGCCTCCCAGGAGGAGAGCAAAGGCCTGGTTGGAACCACTGAGGATGAGGAAAGCGAGATCCCAGGGTCCAGGCCTGGCTCGTGTGCCTTTGGGGAGGAGATTCAGATGGACGGGGAACCTGCTGCTTCCTCAGGACTGGGACTCCCAGACTATAGGTCAGGCGTCAGCTTCCATGACCAGGCCGAGCTGCCAGACACGGAGGATTTCCAGTCTGGACTTTATGTGGCCGAATctccacagccccaggaagctgaggccatgAGCCTGGGCCAGCTGAGCGACAAGAGCAGCACCAGCGAGGCCTCGCAGGGCGAGGAACGGGGTGGGGAGGATGGGGGTGCCCCTGTGGACAAGAACAGCCTGAAGTCAGTCGACAGCAGCCAGGACTTGAAGCAAAGTGAGGGctctgaggaggaagaagaggaggaaggctgTGTGATCCtcgaggaggaagaggagtcagATGACGTCACAGGAGCATCTGAGCTCGCTCTGTCTGACACAATGTTGTCCATGGAGACGGTCGTGGCTCCTGGggacgggagagagagagaagaggaaggggagccCTTGACAGAGCAGCCAGAAGGCAAAGAACAGAAGATCCTCCTTG ATACTGCGTGCAAGATGGTCCGCTGGCTGTCCGCCAAGCTTGGCCCCACAGTGGCCTCTCGCCATGTGGCCCGGAACTTGCTACGCCTGCTGACATCTTGTTATGTGG GGCCCACTCGGCAGCAGTTCACAGACAGCGGTGACGAGAGTCCCCCACTGAGTGCCGGCAACATCTACCAGAAGAGGCCAGTGCTCGGTGACATAGTGTCAGGGCCTGTGCTCAGCTGTCTCCTCCACATCGCCCACCTCTATGGAGAACCGGTTCTCACCTACCAGTACCTGCCCTACATCAGCTACCTG GTGGCCCCAGGGAGCAACTCAAGCCCCAGCCGACTGAACAGCCGCAAGGAGGCGGGGCTGCTGGCCGCGGTGACACTGACTCAGAAGATCATTGTGTATCTCTCAGACACGACCCTCATGGACATTCTGCCCCGCATCAGCCATGAAGTCCTGTTGCCCGTGCTGAGCTTCCTCACCTCTCTTGTCACAGG GTTCCCAAGTGGGGCCCAGGCCCGGACTGTCCTGTGTGTGAAGACGGTCAGTCTCATCGCCCTCATCTGCTTGCGCATCGGacaggagatggttcagcagcatCTCAGCGAGCCCGTGGCCACCTTCTTCCAGGTCTTCTCTCATCTGCATGAGCTGCGGCAGCAG GCGACATCATCCGGAAGATCATCCCCAACCACGAGTTGGTCGGGGAGCTGGCAGCATTGTATCTGGAAAGCATCAGTCCCAGCGCTCGAAACCCAGCCAGCATGGAGCCCACTATGCCCAGTGCCAGCCCCGAATGGGACCCTCAGAGTGGGAGCTGTCTCTTGGATGATGGCCACTCAGGGACCTTTGGGAGTGTCCTGGTTGGAAATCGTATCCAGATCCCTGATTCTCAACCTGAGAGTCCCGGGCCCCTGGGCCCCATCTCTGGAGTCGGAGGTGGGGGCCTCAGCAGCAGGAGTGAAGACAATGCCCTGA
- the Wdr81 gene encoding WD repeat-containing protein 81 isoform X1, which translates to MAQGSRGRKVVLTTGSEGWSSSPGPDMEELLRSVERDLNIDARQLAPAPGGTHVVALVPARWLASLRERRLGPCPRAEGLGEAEVRTLLQRSVQRLPPGWTRVEVHGLRKQRLSYRLGGVLPFEEGSCSPETLTRFMQEVAAQNYRNLWRHAYHTYGQPYSLSPAPSAVPALDSIRQALQRVYGCAFLPVGESTQCPSNVRDGPCTSRGSPACPSLLRAEALLESPEMLYVVHPYVQFSLHDVVTFSPAKLTNSQAKVLFILFRVLRAMDACHRQGLACGALSLHHIAVDEKLCGELRLDLSAYEMPSEDESQEVSVEKNRTGVKSEKEETGRPACPTCQKELKGLMLDWVHGRISNFHYLMQLNRLAGRRQGDPNYHPVLPWVVDFTTPYGRFRDLRKSKFRLNKGDKQLDFTYEMTRQAFVAGGAGAGEPPHVPHHISDVLSDITYYVYKARRTPRSVLCGHVRAQWEPHEYPATMERMQTWTPDECIPEFYTDPSIFCSIHPDMPDLDVPSWCSSNEEFVAAHRALLESREVSQDLHHWIDLTFGYKLQGKEAVKEKNVCLHLVDAHTHLTSYGVVQLFDQPHPQRLAGAPALAPEPPVIPRLLVQPIQEATGQEDIPGQHMNGVGRLVLEATPCETGWTRDRPVTGEDDLEQATEALDSISVPGKASDQLGSSSSQVSPGLLSFSTTAGSRPGRRSKAAGLDLGEGEEGKIFLPEGFSPIQALEELEKMGNFLAKGLGSQLEVPEQPRVQPPVHLQRLFHRDMQVLGVLLAEMVFATRVRTLPPDAPLWVRFEAVRGLCTRHSKDVPVSLQPVLDTLLQLSGPKNPMVVKKGKLDPLFEYRPVSQGLPPPSPAQLLSPFSSVVPFPSYFPALHRFILLYQARRVEDEAQGRELVFALWQQLGAVLSDITPEGLEILLPFVLSLMSEEHTAVYTAWYLFEPVAKALGPKNANKYLLKPLIGAYESPCRLHGRFYLYTDCFVAQLVVRLGLQAFLIHLLPHVLQVLAGLEASQEESKGLVGTTEDEESEIPGSRPGSCAFGEEIQMDGEPAASSGLGLPDYRSGVSFHDQAELPDTEDFQSGLYVAESPQPQEAEAMSLGQLSDKSSTSEASQGEERGGEDGGAPVDKNSLKSVDSSQDLKQSEGSEEEEEEEGCVILEEEEESDDVTGASELALSDTMLSMETVVAPGDGREREEEGEPLTEQPEGKEQKILLDTACKMVRWLSAKLGPTVASRHVARNLLRLLTSCYVGPTRQQFTDSGDESPPLSAGNIYQKRPVLGDIVSGPVLSCLLHIAHLYGEPVLTYQYLPYISYLVAPGSNSSPSRLNSRKEAGLLAAVTLTQKIIVYLSDTTLMDILPRISHEVLLPVLSFLTSLVTGFPSGAQARTVLCVKTVSLIALICLRIGQEMVQQHLSEPVATFFQVFSHLHELRQQDLQLDPKGCAEGQLPEATFSDGHRRPVDPSLLEELQKVFTLEMAYTIYVPFSCLLGDIIRKIIPNHELVGELAALYLESISPSARNPASMEPTMPSASPEWDPQSGSCLLDDGHSGTFGSVLVGNRIQIPDSQPESPGPLGPISGVGGGGLSSRSEDNALKRELPRSAHSLSGNWLAYWQYEIGVNQQDAHFHFHQIRLQSFVGHTGAVKCVAPLSSEDFFLSGSKDRTVRLWPLYNYGDGTSETAPRLVYAQHRKSVFYAGQLEAPQYVVSCDGAVHVWDPFTGKTLRIVDPSDSRVPLTAVAVMPAPHTSITMASSDSILRFVDCRKPGLQHEFRLGGGLNPGLVRALAVSPSGRSVVAGFSSGFMVLLDTRTGLVLRGWPAHEGDILQIKAIEGSMLVSSSSDHSLTVWKELEQKPTHHYKSTSDPIHTFDLYGSEVVTGTVANKIGICSLLEPPSQATTKLSSENFRGTLTSLALLPTKRHLLLGSDNGIIRLLA; encoded by the exons ATGGCCCAGGGGAGCAGAGGACGGAAAGTGGTTCTTACAACAGGATCAGAGGGCTGGTCTTCTTCCCCAGGACCTGACATGGAGGAGCTGCTCCGGAGCGTGGAGAGAGACCTGAACATCGATGCCCGGCAGCTAGCCCCGGCGCCGGGGGGCACCCACGTGGTGGCCCTAGTGCCCGCGCGTTGGCTGGCTAGTCTCCGCGAACGCCGCCTGGGACCCTGTCCCCGGGCCGAGGGCCTGGGTGAAGCGGAAGTCAGGACTCTACTTCAACGCTCGGTACAGAGGCTGCCCCCGGGCTGGACGCGGGTAGAGGTGCACGGGCTGCGGAAGCAGAGACTGTCCTACCGGCTGGGCGGAGTCCTGCCCTTTGAGGAGGGGTCCTGTAGCCCCGAGACTCTCACTCGTTTCATGCAGGAGGTGGCTGCCCAGAATTACCGGAACCTGTGGCGCCATGCATACCATACTTATGGGCAGCCCTATAGCCTTAGCCCTGCCCCCTCAGCTGTACCCGCCCTAGACTCTATAAGACAGGCTCTACAGAGGGTCTATGGATGCGCCTTCCTGCCAGTGGGTGAATCCACCCAGTGTCCATCAAATGTCAGAGACGGGCCCTGCACCTCTCGGGGCAGCCCTGCCTGCCCTAGCCTTTTGCGAGCTGAGGCCCTGCTGGAGTCACCCGAGATGCTGTATGTGGTACACCCTTATGTACAGTTCTCCCTGCATGATGTAGTTACCTTCAGCCCTGCCAAGCTGACCAACAGCCAAGCCAAGGTGCTTTTCATTCTCTTCCGTGTCCTCAGGGCCATGGATGCCTGTCACCGCCAAGGGCTGGCCTGTGGGGCCTTGTCTTTGCACCACATAGCTGTGGACGAGAAGCTGTGCGGTGAGCTCCGCTTGGACCTGAGTGCTTATGAGATGCCGTCTGAGGATGAGAGCCAGGAGGTCTCTGtagagaaaaacaggacaggTGTTAAATCTGAGAAAGAGGAGACAGGGAGACCTGCATGCCCCACCTGCCAGAAGGAACTCAAGGGCCTTATGCTAGACTGGGTCCACGGCCGAATCAGCAACTTCCACTACCTCATGCAGCTGAATAGGTTGGCAGGTCGCCGACAGGGGGATCCCAACTATCACCCAGTGCTGCCCTGGGTGGTGGACTTTACCACGCCCTATGGGCGCTTCAGAGACCTTCGTAAGTCCAAGTTCCGACTCAACAAGGGAGATAAGCAATTGGACTTCACCTACGAGATGACGCGGCAGGCATTTGTAGCAGGCGGTGCAGGAGCTGGGGAGCCTCCTCACGTTCCCCATCACATCTCCGATGTGCTCTCGGACATCACGTACTATGTATACAAGGCTCGGCGCACACCCCGCTCGGTCCTCTGTGGACATGTCCGAGCACAGTGGGAGCCCCACGAGTATCCTGCCACCATGGAGCGGATGCAGACCTGGACACCTGACGAGTGCATCCCTGAGTTCTACAcggatccttccattttctgctcCATCCACCCTGACATGCCTGACCTGGATGTGCCCTCCTGGTGCAGTTCTAACGAGGAGTTTGTGGCTGCCCATAGAGCGCTGCTGGAGAGCCGGGAGGTATCTCAAGACCTGCACCATTGGATTGACCTTACCTTCGGCTACAAACTCCAGGGCAAAGAGGCTGTGAAGGAGAAGAATGTGTGTCTGCACCTGGTGGATGCCCACACCCACTTGACTAGCTATGGCGTAGTACAGCTCTTTGATCAGCCACATCCCCAGCGCCTGGCTGGGgctcctgccctggctcctgAGCCTCCAGTAATCCCCCGGCTATTGGTCCAGCCCATTCAGGAGGCCACAGGCCAAGAGGACATTCCAGGACAACATATGAATGGGGTAGGCAGGCTTGTTTTAGAGGCCACTCCGTGTGAGACTGGCTGGACTAGAGACAGGCCTGTGACAGGGGAAGATGACTTAGAGCAGGCTACGGAAGCTCTGGATTCCATCTCCGTCCCTGGGAAAGCAAGTGACCAGCTGGGCTCATCCTCCAGTCAAGTCTCACCTGGCCTGTTGTCTTTTTCAACAACCGCGGGCTCTCGACCAGGCCGCAGAAGCAAAGCTGCTGGATTGGACCTTGGCGAGGGTGAGGAGGGGAAGATTTTTCTTCCTGAGGGCTTCAGTCCCATCCAGGCATTGGAAGAGCTGGAGAAGATGGGTAACTTCCTGGCTAAAGGCTTAGGGAGCCAGCTGGAGGTGCCTGAACAGCCTCGGGTCCAGCCACCTGTGCACCTGCAGCGCCTCTTCCACCGAGACATGCAGGTGCTGGGTGTCCTGTTGGCCGAGATGGTGTTTGCCACCAGGGTCCGCACACTGCCGCCTGATGCACCTTTGTGGGTGCGCTTTGAGGCTGTCCGGGGTCTCTGTACGCGCCACTCCAAGGACGTCCCCGTGTCTTTGCAGCCTGTGCTGGACACACTTCTTCAGCTGAGTGGGCCCAAAAATCCCATGGTGGTGAAGAAGGGCAAGCTGGACCCACTGTTTGAGTACAGGCCCGTTTCCCAGGGACTGccccctcccagcccagcccagctcctCAGCCCCTTCAGCTCCGTGGTCCCCTTTCCTTCGTACTTCCCAGCACTGCACAGGTTCATTCTGCTGTACCAGGCGAGGCGCGTGGAGGATGAGGCCCAGGGACGGGAGCTGGTGTTTGCTCTGTGGCAGCAGCTGGGTGCAGTGCTGAGTGACATCACTCCCGAGGGCTTGGAGATCCTGCTGCCTTTTGTATTGTCACTCATGTCTGAGGAGCACACGGCTGTGTACACAGCCTGGTACCTATTTGAACCCGTTGCCAAGGCCCTAGGCCCCAAAAATGCCAATAAGTACCTCCTGAAGCCCCTCATCGGTGCCTATGAGAGCCCCTGCCGGCTGCATGGCCGCTTCTACCTGTACACTGACTGTTTTGTGGCCCAGTTGGTGGTGCGGTTGGGTTTGCAGGCCTTCCTCATTCACCTGCTGCCCCATGTCCTTCAGGTACTAGCTGGGCTGGAAGCCTCCCAGGAGGAGAGCAAAGGCCTGGTTGGAACCACTGAGGATGAGGAAAGCGAGATCCCAGGGTCCAGGCCTGGCTCGTGTGCCTTTGGGGAGGAGATTCAGATGGACGGGGAACCTGCTGCTTCCTCAGGACTGGGACTCCCAGACTATAGGTCAGGCGTCAGCTTCCATGACCAGGCCGAGCTGCCAGACACGGAGGATTTCCAGTCTGGACTTTATGTGGCCGAATctccacagccccaggaagctgaggccatgAGCCTGGGCCAGCTGAGCGACAAGAGCAGCACCAGCGAGGCCTCGCAGGGCGAGGAACGGGGTGGGGAGGATGGGGGTGCCCCTGTGGACAAGAACAGCCTGAAGTCAGTCGACAGCAGCCAGGACTTGAAGCAAAGTGAGGGctctgaggaggaagaagaggaggaaggctgTGTGATCCtcgaggaggaagaggagtcagATGACGTCACAGGAGCATCTGAGCTCGCTCTGTCTGACACAATGTTGTCCATGGAGACGGTCGTGGCTCCTGGggacgggagagagagagaagaggaaggggagccCTTGACAGAGCAGCCAGAAGGCAAAGAACAGAAGATCCTCCTTG ATACTGCGTGCAAGATGGTCCGCTGGCTGTCCGCCAAGCTTGGCCCCACAGTGGCCTCTCGCCATGTGGCCCGGAACTTGCTACGCCTGCTGACATCTTGTTATGTGG GGCCCACTCGGCAGCAGTTCACAGACAGCGGTGACGAGAGTCCCCCACTGAGTGCCGGCAACATCTACCAGAAGAGGCCAGTGCTCGGTGACATAGTGTCAGGGCCTGTGCTCAGCTGTCTCCTCCACATCGCCCACCTCTATGGAGAACCGGTTCTCACCTACCAGTACCTGCCCTACATCAGCTACCTG GTGGCCCCAGGGAGCAACTCAAGCCCCAGCCGACTGAACAGCCGCAAGGAGGCGGGGCTGCTGGCCGCGGTGACACTGACTCAGAAGATCATTGTGTATCTCTCAGACACGACCCTCATGGACATTCTGCCCCGCATCAGCCATGAAGTCCTGTTGCCCGTGCTGAGCTTCCTCACCTCTCTTGTCACAGG GTTCCCAAGTGGGGCCCAGGCCCGGACTGTCCTGTGTGTGAAGACGGTCAGTCTCATCGCCCTCATCTGCTTGCGCATCGGacaggagatggttcagcagcatCTCAGCGAGCCCGTGGCCACCTTCTTCCAGGTCTTCTCTCATCTGCATGAGCTGCGGCAGCAG GATCTGCAGCTGGACCCTAAGGGCTGTGCTGAGGGCCAGCTGCCAGAGGCCACCTTCTCTGACGGGCATCGACGACCAGTGGACCCCAGCCTGCTGGAAGAGCTGCAGAAGGTGTTCACCCTGGAAATGGCATACACAATCTACGTGCCCTTCTCCTGCCTGTTGG GCGACATCATCCGGAAGATCATCCCCAACCACGAGTTGGTCGGGGAGCTGGCAGCATTGTATCTGGAAAGCATCAGTCCCAGCGCTCGAAACCCAGCCAGCATGGAGCCCACTATGCCCAGTGCCAGCCCCGAATGGGACCCTCAGAGTGGGAGCTGTCTCTTGGATGATGGCCACTCAGGGACCTTTGGGAGTGTCCTGGTTGGAAATCGTATCCAGATCCCTGATTCTCAACCTGAGAGTCCCGGGCCCCTGGGCCCCATCTCTGGAGTCGGAGGTGGGGGCCTCAGCAGCAGGAGTGAAGACAATGCCCTGAAGCGGGAGCTGCCCCGGAGTGCCCACAGCTTGAGTGGGAACTGGCTGGCATACTGGCAGTATGAGATTGGTGTGAACCAGCAGGATGCCCACTTCCACTTCCACCAGATCCGCCTGCAGAGTTTTGTAGGCCACACAGGGGCTGTCAAATGTGTGGCTCCCCTGAGCAGTGAGGACTTCTTTCTGAGTGGCAGCAAGGACCGTACTGTGCGCCTCTGGCCACTGTACAACTATGGGGATGGGACCAGTGAGACAGCCCCCCGCCTCGTTTACGCCCAGCACCGCAAGAGTGTCTTCTACGCGGGCCAGCTTGAAGCCCCGCAGTATGTGGTGAGCTGTGATGGGGCTGTGCACGTCTGGGACCCCTTCACAG GGAAGACCCTTCGCATTGTGGATCCTTCAGACAGCCGGGTGCCCCTGACCGCTGTAGCTGTCATGCCTGCCCCCCACACCAGCATCACCATGGCCAGCTCTGACTCCATCTTGCGCTTTGTGGACTGCAGGAAGCCCGGCTTGCAG CATGAGTTCCGACTGGGTGGAGGACTGAACCCTGGGCTAGTTCGCGCCCTGGCAGTCAGCCCCAGTGGCCGTAGTGTTGTGGCTGGTTTCTCCTCGGGCTTCATGGTGCTGCTGGACACCCGCACGGGCCTGGTTCTGCGAGGCTGGCCAGCCCATGAAGGGGACATTCTACAGATCAAG GCCATCGAGGGCAGCATGCTAGTCAGCTCCTCTTCGGACCATTCCTTGACTGTGTGGAAGGAGCTGGAGCAGAAGCCAACACACCACTACAAGTCAACGTCCGATCCCATCCACACCTTCGACCTGTACGGCAGTGAGGTGGTCACTGGCACTGTGGCCAACAAGATTGGCATCTGTTCCCTGCTTGAACCACCCTCTCAGGCCACCACGAAGCTCAGTTCCGAGAACTTCCGTGGCACACTCACTAGCCTGGCCTTGCTGCCCACGAAACGCCACCTCCTGCTGGGCTCAGACAATGGCATCATCCGCCTCCTGGCATAG